The following coding sequences are from one Stigmatopora nigra isolate UIUO_SnigA chromosome 12, RoL_Snig_1.1, whole genome shotgun sequence window:
- the wapla gene encoding wings apart-like protein homolog, which translates to MTSRFSKTYNRKGGEANSKFEEVFSNRKPTLSTKWGETTYKAQLGAKRPHSKSDEQSKRPRLEDSDSGDDPFGFDSDDESLRVDEGGETTTAAKNVAVVATVSQSTATKTPIKTAVDAKAVQNNKPWYKSAAQSNQTPTATPSLSKAASNSSECSSGTQRTVFALQAAATQAAHVPFGGADFQTAPSLSNNDASPSAKESPELEPPPQPVDNIPPSPFTLRASNCKKYQPRRSNKLSPEDDTDAVSEAEGAGEKPEGAVSASASNNAAHAKAPAKPAGRGGGRVRDYTVLHPSCVSVCNVTIQDTIERSVEEMVTPATPADPGDAGQMKKKSDVQPKPPRFKTTQVKAKKTKAESKLEFFGFEDEDAQGGEEAPEGAGGGKSNYKIKYFGFDDLSESDSDEESANFKEKKARKSAAALAALSSGVDSPHTSDSQDSQASSNTDNFDFSDDCSPGGPESQKGRSGKQSDKSKDLAGGFKKIFSGPKKSPAKAVYNARHWNQPEAEEIATPPLPRSQTTPATLSSGGSGCSSSSSSSSGGSGSSKESNSNKDDGLFKAPPPPPKVIKSETIPTRPYQDIVTALKCRKEHKELYTVVQHVKHFNDVVEFGENQEFTDDFEYLETGLKSSQPLNTRCLSIISLATRCAMPSFRMHLRARGKVAQVFKMLSDSAQHPNLALCTAALMYILSRDRLNMDLDRACLELMIKLLELDQDYSAHQDQLTAKEVDKVKEKIRKLCETVHNKHLDLENITTGHLAMETLLSLTSKRAGDWFKEELRLLGGLDHIVDKVKECVQNLSQEDNKENLVASLWGAERCLRVLESVTVQNPENQGYLIAYKDSQLIVSSARALCYCEDMIQRYSRALNNSSLSAESGAATLPHCSFSNVGKAVEDCMRAVIGVLLNLTHDNEWGSTKTGEQDELIVTALNCVLRVPRFIPQEQRFDVRVLGLGLLINLVEYSSRNRHYLVDMEFNIDDFCLEEPPTQPVEATQAETSAASVPSDTAETKEGEVEKPKAHGALAALVKFFVERERAAILAEAKTDDLISEAPKPQDQSGEWKETMGEIQWVAAEPNDSQPQPENPKKEEEDEELDLNKALQHAGKHMEDSIVASYTALLLGCLCQGSQVNVTTVREHLPKGDFSIMTEMLKKFLSFMNLTCAVGTTGQKSISRVIDYLEHC; encoded by the exons ATGACATCCCGATTTAGTAAAACGTACAACCGCAAGGGAGGTGAGGCCAATTCCAAGTTCGAAGAGGTCTTCTCCAATAGGAAACCCACCCTGAGCACCAAATGGGGTGAGACGACCTACAAAGCACAGCTGGGGGCCAAAAGACCTCACTCAAAGTCAGATGAGCAGTCCAAGAGGCCCCGGCTGGAGGACAGCGACAGCGGTGACGATCCATTCGGGTTCGACAGCGACGATGAGTCGTTAAGGGTCGATGAGGGCGGCGAGACCACGACGGCCGCCAAAAACGTCGCTGTTGTGGCCACTGTTTCGCAGAGTACGGCCACCAAAACTCCAA TCAAAACAGCAGTTGACGCAAAGGCTGTCCAAAATAACAAGCCGTGGTACAAAAGCGCTGCGCAAAGCAACCAGACGCCAACAGCCACGCCTTCTTTGTCCAAGGCCGCCTCCAACTCGTCTGAATGCTCTTCAGGGACGCAGAGGACAGTCTTTGCCCTCCAAGCTGCCGCCACACAGGCCGCCCATGTCCCATTTGGCGGTGCTGACTTCCAGACCGCCCCCTCCTTGTCTAATAACGACGCATCACCGTCAGCAAAAGAAAGTCCTGAGCTGGAGCCTCCCCCACAGCCCGTGGACAACATCCCCCCTTCCCCGTTCACCCTCCGAGCTTCAAATTGCAAGAAATACCAGCCACGTCGCTCGAACAAACTGTCCCCAGAAGACGACACCGACGCAGTCTCCGAAGCGGAGGGCGCCGGCGAGAAACCCGAGGGTGCCGTTTCTGCTTCGGCAAGCAACAACGCCGCCCACGCCAAGGCGCCGGCAAAGCCCGCCGGACGGGGAGGCGGGAGGGTCCGAGACTACACGGTCCTTCACCCCTCCTGCGTCTCCGTGTGCAATGTTACCATCCAGGACACCATTGAGCGAAGCGTGGAAGAAATGGTCACGCCGGCCACGCCCGCCGACCCTGGAGATGCGGGCCAGATGAAGAAAAAGTCAGACGTGCAGCCTAAACCTCCAAG ATTCAAAACCACTCAGGTAAAGGCCAAGAAAACAAAGGCCGAGTCGAAGTTAGAGTTCTTCGGTTTTGAGGACGAGGATGCCCAAGGGGGCGAGGAGGCTCCCGAAGGCGCCGGAGGGGGTAAAAGCAACTACAAAATCAAGTACTTTGGCTTTGACGATCTCAGCGAAAGCGACAGTGACGAAGAGAGCGCCAACTTCAAAGAGAAGAAGGCCAGGAAGTCTGCGGCGGCGTTGGCCGCGCTCAGCTCTGGCGTGGATAGTCCCCATACCAGTGACTCCCAGGACAGCCAGGCCAGCAGCAATACAG ACAATTTTGACTTCTCGGACGACTGCAGTCCGGGAGGCCCGGAGAGCCAAAAAGGACGCTCGGGGAAGCAAAGCGACAAGTCCAAGGACCTGGCCGGCGGATTCAAGAAGATCTTCAGCGGCCCCAAAAAG TCCCCCGCCAAAGCCGTATACAACGCCCGACACTGGAACCAACCAGAGGCTGAAGAGATCGCCACTCCGCCCCTCCCTCGATCACAAACGACCCCG gccACCTTATCGAGCGGCGGAAgcggttgtagtagtagtagtagtagcagcagcggCGGTAGCGGAAGCAGCAAGGAGAGCAACTCCAATAAAGATGACGGCTTGTTCAAAGCTCCTCCACCCCCGCCCAAAGTCATTAAATCAGAGACCATCCCCACGCGACCTTACCAGGACATTGTTACTGCGCTCAAGTGCAGAAAGGAACACAAGGAG CTGTACACGGTGGTGCAGCACGTCAAGCACTTCAACGACGTGGTGGAGTTTGGCGAAAATCAAGAGTTCACAGATGACTTTGAGTACCTGGAGACGGGCTTGAAGAGCAGTCAGCCGCTCAACACGAGATGCCTTAG tataatCAGCCTGGCCACACGGTGTGCCATGCCCAGTTTCAGGATGCATCTGCGGGCCAGGGGCAAGGTGGCGCAGGTGTTCAAAATGCTCAGTGACTCTGCACAGCACCCG AACCTCGCCCTGTGCACTGCGGCGCTCATGTACATACTGAGTCGTGACCGCCTCAACATGGACCTGGATCGAGCTTGCCTGGAGCTGATGATCAAGCTCCTGGAGCTGGACCAAGATTATTCCGCGCACCAAGACCAGCTTACCGCCAAGGAGGTGGACAAGGTGAAGGAGAAGATCCGGAaactgtgtgagacagtgcacaatAAACACTTGGACCTCGAAAACATCACG ACGGGTCATCTTGCTATGGAGACATTGCTCTCACTTACATCTAAAAGAGCAGGTGATTGGTTCAAGGAAGAGCTGCGACTCCTGGGTGGCTTGGACCACATTGTCGATAAAG TAAAAGAGTGTGTGCAAAACCTGAGCCAAGAGGACAACAAAGAGAACCTGGTAGCGTCTTTATGGGGAGCTGAAAGATGTCTGAGAGTGCTGGAAAGT GTGACAGTGCAAAATCCGGAAAACCAGGGCTACTTAATTGCCTACAAGGACTCGCAGCTCATCGTCTCGTCTGCCAG AGCCTTGTGCTACTGTGAAGATATGATCCAGCGCTACAGCAGAGCGTTGAACAACAGTTCTTTGTCTGCCGAGTCGGGTGCTGCCACTCTGCCTCACTGTAGCTTCAGCAATGTAGGCAAGGCTGTGGAGGACTGCATGAGGGCCGTCATTGGCGTGTTGCTCAACCTCACCCACGATAACG AATGGGGAAGCACAAAAACCGGTGAGCAGGATGAGCTCATTGTCACAGCGCTAAATTGCGTTCTCCGGGTGCCACGCTTTATCCCACAGGAACAACGCTTTGACGTGCGCGTACTG GGTCTAGGTTTACTTATCAATTTGGTTGAGTATAGCTCAAGAAACAGGCACTATCTGGTCGACATGGAGTTCAACATAGACGACTTCTGTCTGGAAGAACCACCGACCCAGCCGGTCGAGGCCACGCAAGCCGAGACGTCGGCTGCTTCGGTGCCGTCCGACACGGCCGAGACGAAGGAAGGCGAAGTGGAAAAACCCAAGGCCCATGGTGCTTTGGCTGCCCTTGTAAAG TTTTTCgtagagcgagagagagccGCCATTCTGGCCGAGGCCAAGACGGATGACCTCATTAGCGAGGCGCCCAAGCCTCAGGACCAGAGTGGCGAGTGGAAAGAAACCATGGGAGAAATACAGTGGGTGGCGGCTGAACCAAATGATAGCCAGCCACAACCAGAGAATCCaaagaaagaggaggaagatgaagagtTGGACCTAAATAAag CTTTGCAACATGCAGGCAAACACATGGAGGACAGCATTGTGGCCTCCTACACGGCTCTCTTGTTGGGATGCCTCTGCCAAGGCAGCCAG GTAAATGTGACTACTGTGAGAGAACATCTCCCCAAAGGAGACTTCTCGATAATGACGGAAATGCTTAAGAAGTTTTTGAGCTTCATGAACCTTACT TGCGCGGTGGGCACCACGGGGCAGAAGTCCATCTCCCGGGTCATCGACTATCTGGAGCACTGCTAA